The following DNA comes from Saccharomyces mikatae IFO 1815 strain IFO1815 genome assembly, chromosome: 8.
CATATGACAAAGGGggttcatcatcatcgaaAGGTGGGAATCTCATTCTTTTAAAATGGGTCCTATCTCGTTTTTCCCTTCTCATTGCTATCCACGTGGCTGACCATTGAGCGGTATACACGGGTTCTATTACTCTCGGTGTTTCATTCACAAATGTTATGGCCCCTGAAGTGTGATATAAAACCTTGACTTCTTTAGCCTGCTCCCATGGATGAGGCATGTTCTCTAACAATTTCAATATTGCATGTGGTAAGTACTTTAGAGCGCCTAAAAATGCCTTTTTGTCTGTATTGTACATTTTGGAGGCCATGTCGCTATGattattgataattttcCTTAGATGTTCAGGAGGCATTTCGGCTTTAGGAGAATAAAAACTGGTTTTGTCTACCTTTCTggccatttttttttgacgCTTTCTTACTTTTCTAGTGATGAAAGACCCCTTCAATGAATccaatttcctttttccaTGTAatccttcattttttgctATACTCTTCTCTTGTCCATCAAGACCTGGCGGTGGCGGTGGCGGTGGTAGAGTAGTTTCTGCAGTTTGCTCAATATCTATTTCAAAGTCACTTGGAGGAGGTGGTGGAGGCGGAAGAAATGTATTTTCACTTACCCATGATTGTTCTAATGGGTTATTTAGTTCTTTGATCTCAAATCCgggtggtggtggtggtggcgGTGGAAGTGATAAATCTCCGTCCTCTTCAAAACCAGGAGGAGGGGGGGGTATTCCACTCATCTTTCTTcagtattatttttttttgattttgaagagaGTATGATTGAACAGTTATCCCTATAATCTCCTTCTCCTAGATTATACTCTTAACTTTGCTGCTTTTCTACTGGCCACACCGCACTACCTTGTTCATATTTCTGTCATTGTCCATTTAGAAGCTATATACTTTGGCATCTATAAAAATTTCGTATCATTTAGTACGTATGCGCAATAATGAATGGCGAGATATTAGGACATAGAGCTATATATTTAGTCACTACATATGCCTTCTGCACTCTCGAGCAAGCATACGGGCTTCTTCAATCTCTTGAGACGTTCCATTAGATACCCCCATGGCGTAGTCGTAAGCCAATTGGTAGTTTCCGGCTTTAATCTCAAACACAGCAAGCCAAAGCCTTGCCTTGACGGTTTCATCTGTTACTATACCTTCTAGAAGTTCCTCCACATCCACACATTTCGCCATAAATTTTTTACACTCTTCCAAGTCTTCAAGTTCTTCATATAGCTGTGCCAACCGATAGTATATTGAAGTATTTTGATCGACTGTTTGTGAAGCCTTTATAGATCTCTTGTAGCATTTTATAGCTTCTAGCTTATTCCCGGTTTTACTATAACATTCTCCCAATACTTGCCAAATCCGACGATCCCAAGGTTTTAAAGTGCATGCTTTCTGGAAATAGTAAAGAGAATATAGGTGCATGTCTAGAAGGGCATAAGCTTGACCTAACCCAAACCATGCTTTGAAATCCCTAGGACATATATCAACTGCGCGACGATAGCATTCGATCGCAGCATGGGAATTACTTAATTCCACAAATTCGTGACCCATTAATGTCCATGCGTTTGTGGTTTTCTTGTCTAATGTTAGTGCTCGACGGAAGTACATGATAGATTTTTCGTGTTCCTGCCGGGCACTGTAATAGTTGGCTATGATACAGCATGTTTCTGGCCTAAACCTATCTATTTGAGAAACGAACTGCGCCAGATAGGctaattttgaattcttctGCATGACATATAGAATATTGGAGTACGTTTCCATATCGTTGAGACGGTAAGGATCTTGCTTAACAATATCATCGAATCGGCTTTCTGCAGTAACATAATCCAGATTATTGTAACTAATAGTGGCATTATAGGCCTTCAGAAAAGTGAAATTGGGGAAGACTTGAAGTAAAAACTCTAAATCTTCGTAGTAATCTTCTAACTGGCCATTTAGTTCCTCAAATACTTTcagtttgaaaaacttgatcATTATATTAAATTCTATCGTTCGCTGACTACCAAGATTatcagaaaatttgaattggaaattttgatatagATAGTTATTTAAAAGCAATGCGTCGTCGACCTTCTGTAAACAGTCCATCAATTCTAACCAGCACGACCAATTAAAAGAATAGCAACTAAGGGATTTTAGTAATGATGACATTGCTTTAgatatgtttttttcctgtTTTAAGATGATTCCTCGcaaataatataatagagCGAGCCCTAAATCGGCTTCAGCATCATCTATTTTGACTTCATATAACTCTAGGAACATATTaatttccttcaaaataGATGATATGTTCGAGTGCGACTCATGTTCATTGCTAACCATTCTCAAATTGGTGCGTTCTTG
Coding sequences within:
- the CDC23 gene encoding anaphase promoting complex subunit CDC23 (similar to Saccharomyces cerevisiae CDC23 (YHR166C); ancestral locus Anc_5.72) — translated: MSDENQDKIIQDIRIQLRKAATELSRWKLYGSSKWAAEALAGLAETVDTEQAQSLADESPLRNKQGVPKQIFEIPQNGFGLTESEYDLYLLGSTLFDAKEFDRCVFFLKDVTNPYLKFLKLYSKFLSWDKKSQESMENILTTGKFTDGTYRAGKDGDGNGNEDVSQSGQERTNLRMVSNEHESHSNISSILKEINMFLELYEVKIDDAEADLGLALLYYLRGIILKQEKNISKAMSSLLKSLSCYSFNWSCWLELMDCLQKVDDALLLNNYLYQNFQFKFSDNLGSQRTIEFNIMIKFFKLKVFEELNGQLEDYYEDLEFLLQVFPNFTFLKAYNATISYNNLDYVTAESRFDDIVKQDPYRLNDMETYSNILYVMQKNSKLAYLAQFVSQIDRFRPETCCIIANYYSARQEHEKSIMYFRRALTLDKKTTNAWTLMGHEFVELSNSHAAIECYRRAVDICPRDFKAWFGLGQAYALLDMHLYSLYYFQKACTLKPWDRRIWQVLGECYSKTGNKLEAIKCYKRSIKASQTVDQNTSIYYRLAQLYEELEDLEECKKFMAKCVDVEELLEGIVTDETVKARLWLAVFEIKAGNYQLAYDYAMGVSNGTSQEIEEARMLARECRRHM